The sequence below is a genomic window from Zhongshania aliphaticivorans.
CGAGCGCCAGAGCTATTTGCGCGTGCGTTACTGCTGTCAGGCACGCGCAGTCGAGAATCAGGTCTACGTGGTGATGTCCGGCAATGTGGGCAACCTGCCTAATGTCGCCAACATGGACATTCAATACGCCCAGAGCTGTATTCTCACACCCTGCGACTTCCACTTTGCCCGTGACGGCATTGCCGCCGACACCACCCCCAACGTGGAAACCGTGGCCATTGCCGATTTACGCCCAGAGGCATTAAGAGTCGCGCGCAATAGCGGTACGGTGCAGAACTTGCGCGACCGCCGCCATGATCTGTATCAGACGAAATGGCGGGGTAATTAAAGGCTGAATACTAGACGGGAGACGGGAGACGGGAGACGCTAAAAACCAAAGCACCGGTGTTTTTGCGTTTTTCGTCTCCCATCCAGCGTCTCCCACTACTAAAGCGGGCAACTAACCCCAGTACCACCCAAGCCGCAATAGCCGCCTGGGTTCTTGTCTAAATACTGCTGGTGATAGTCTTCGGCATAGTAAAACTCACCAGCCATGACTATTTCAGTGCTAATTTCTGGCAAGCCCGCATTGCTTAAGGCTTGTTGGTATTGCTCGGCAGAGGCATTTGCCAAGGCCAGCTGAGCCTCATTTGAGCAGTAAATTCCCGAGCGATATTGAGTGCCAATATCATTGCCTTGGCGCATGCCTTCGGTGGGGTTGTGACTCTCCCAAAACACCGCCAGCAGCTTTTGCACACTAATGCGTTCAGGATCAAACACCACTAACACCACCTCATTGTGGCCCGTCATCCCCGAACACACTTCCTCGTAGGTCGGGTTGGGCGTGTGCCCACCGCAGTAGCCAACCGCGGTGGTAAACACCCCAGTTTGCTGCCAAAACTTGCGCTCTGCGCCCCAAAAGCACCCAAGGCCAAACACGATCTGCTGATAAGCCTCGGGAAATGGTCCTTGCAGCGAGGTCTTTAATACGGTGTGTTTCGCCGCTACCTGCATTTTTGCACTGCGACCAGGCAGCGCTTGCTCTGCAGTAGGGATAGCGGCGGGTTTGCGGTAGCGATCAAAAATACTCATGGCACAGCTTCCTTTAATATGTTTCCACAAACAGATCGCTACTATGCCTTGATTTACCCCCCTCAGGCCAGCGTCACAAAGTGATAAAACCCCAAGCCCGTCAATGACTTTGGTATAAGGCCAGTCAGGGGATTTTTACAGGATTTTTTATTGCTATTTAAGGGAAAACACGTTTAAATCGCCCGCTCTTTCACCTATGCGGAGGATTTATGCTAAATGAAAAGCCTAGATCATATGCCTTCTTTGGAGGCCGGCGCTGCCACGTGTAATCCGATTACACAGTCCGACGAAAATCTCGACCACCTTATTATTCGTGACGGCGTAGCGTACGCTGGAACCCATTTAATTATCGACTTGTGGGGCGCATCCCACCTCGATGAACTCCCCCGCATGGAAAAAGCTTTTATTGACTGCGTCAATGAATGTGGTGCAACACTGCTGCATATTCATATGCATCATTTCACCCCAAATGGCGGAGTTTCTGGCGTTGCGGTATTAGCTGAGTCACACATAAGTGTGCACACTTGGCCAGAGCGCGATTACGCTGCTTTTGACGTATTCATGTGCGGCGATGCGAAACCAGAATTGGCTGTAGAGATCCTGCGAAAGGCCTTTTCACCCACTCGTATTGAGGTGGGCGAAAACCTGCGCGGGAGAATGGACGATGTCTGAGTGGTTTAACGAAACCCTCCACGGCGACTACCACCAAGGTTTTAGCGTTCGCGAGGTCTTGTTTGAAAGCAAGACCGACCATCAGCATTTAATCATATTTGAATCCGGCAGCTTTGGCCGGGTCATGGCGCTAGACGGTATTATTCAAACGACCGAGCGCGATGAATTCATTTATCATGAAATGCTGGCGCACACCCCGCTATTTGCCCACGGCAATGCCAAAAGCGTGCTTATTATTGGCGGCGGCGACGGCGGTCTGCTTCGCGAAGTGCTTAAACACCCAGAAGTAGAGAATGCCGTGCAGGTCGAAATAGACCAAGCGGTCATCGATATGTGCGTTAAATACCTGCCCAATCACTCTGCCGGGGCCTATGAAAATCCCCGCGCCGAAATTGTGATTGGCGACGGTATCGATTTCGTTAAGCAGTGCGATCGCCAGTTTGATGTAATTTTGTCAGACAGCACCGATCCTATCGGTCCCGGCGAGGTTCTATTCACTTCGCCGTTTTACGAAGGGATCAAGCGCTGCCTGAAGCCTGGCGGAATTTTTGCCGCGCAGAACGGCGTTGCGTTTATGCAACCCGACGAAGTCAGTACCAGCCATAAGCGCTTGTCGCCCTTATTTAGCGACACGGCTTTTTATACAGCTGCAGTACCGACCTATGTCGGCGGCATCATGACCTTTGCGTGGGCTAGCAATGAGCTTAGCGCTCGCACCCAGGAGCTAAGTACTCTGCAAACTCGGTTTAAGGCTAGCGGCATTAAAACCCGCTACTACAATCCAGAATTGCACGTCGGCGCGTTTGCGCTGCCCCAGTATTTGCTCGACAGCATAGCCTGAGGCTTTACCCGCCATGCCAATGGCGGGTAAAGATCCAATTTAACGTTCTAAGCCCCTACCAAAAACTTTCCGTGCGCCCACCTGTCTTATCCGTCAAAATATGCTCGATTTGACTGACAGCCGTCATGGATTATTGTTAGGGTAGGCAGTCAATAAAGTAATATCATTGCCACCGTTAAAAGCGATATTACCAAGCCGCGCGGCAGGCACATGCCGTTAACGCCGCGCGATAGGACCCAGAGCTATCTGGGAAAAGCCAACACCAACAATGGCCGTATAAATGAAATTTCGTTTCCCCGTCGTCATCATTGACGAAGACTTTCGCTCAGAAAACATCTCTGGCTCTGGCATCCGCGACCTCGCCGACGCCATAAGCAAAGAAGGCATGGAAGTGATTGGCCTGACCAGCTACGGCGATCTCACCGCCTTTGCACAACAGGCGAGCCGTGCCTCCTGCTTTATTTTGTCAATCGACGATGAAGAGTTTGGCGACGGCAGCGACGAGACGGTGAGCCAAGCCTTGGAGTCTATTGGCCAATTCATGACCGCTGTGCGTCAGCGCAACACCGACATACCGGTGTTTCTCTATGGTGAAACCCGCACTTCGCGCCATATTCCCAATGAAATCCTGCGCGAACTGCACGGCTTCATTCACATGTTTGAAGACACCCCAGACTTTGTGGCCCGCCATATCATTCGTGAAGCCAACAAATACCTGTCAGCCCTCGCGCCGCCGTTTTTCCATGCGTTGATGAACTATGCCAGCGACAGTTCTTATTCTTGGCACTGCCCAGGTCACTCCGGCGGAGTCGCGTTCTTAAAAAGCCCCGTTGGCCAAATGTTCCACCAGTTCTTTGGCGAGAACCTACTCCGCGCCGACGTGTGTAACGCAGTAGAAGAGCTCGGCCAGCTGCTCGATCACACTGGCCCAGTTAGCGCCAGTGAGAACAATGCCGCACGCATTTTTGGCTGCGACCACCTATTCTTTGTGACCAACGGCACCTCGACCTCCAACAAAGTAGTGTGGCACTCCACCGTCGCCCCCGGCGACATCGTGGTGGTTGACCGCAACTGCCATAAGTCGATTTTGCACAGCATTATTATGACCGGCGCGATTCCCGTGTTTTTAATGCCAACCCGCAACCATTACGGCATTATTGGCCCAATTCCAAAGAGCGAATTCGACCCGGCGGCAATCCGCAAAAAGATCGAAGATCATCCCTTTGCCCGCCATGCCGAAGACAAAAAACCGCGTATTCTAACCATTACCCAGAGTACCTACGACGGTATTGTGTATAACGTTGAAGAAATCAAAGACATTCTAGACTCCACTATCGACACTCTGCATTTTGATGAAGCTTGGCTGCCCCACGCCGCCTTTCACAGCTTCTACCACAATATGCACGCCATCGGCGCCGGTCGCCCGCGCTCCGATGACACCCTAGTCTTTGCCACCCAGTCTACCCATAAGCTCTTGGCGGGCCTGTCCCAAGCTTCGCAGATTCTGGTGCAAGACGGCACCCAACGGAAACTCGATACCCACCGTTTCAATGAATCCTATTTAATGCACTCATCCACCAGCCCGCAGTACGCGATTATCGCCTCGTGCGACGTGGCTGCAGCCATGATGGAAGCGCCTGGCGGCACAGCGTTAGTTGATGAATCGATTATGGAAGCCCTCGACTTCCGTCGCGCTATGCGCAAGGTCGATGCCGATTACGGCGACGATTGGTGGTTCCGTGTTTGGGGACCAGAGGTATTAGCCGAAGAAGGCATCGGCGACCGCGACGACTGGGTTATTCACTCCGACGACCGCTGGCATGGCTTTGGCGATATTGAGTCTGGCTTTAATATGCTCGACCCAATTAAGGCAACTATCATTACCCCAGGCCTTGATGTCGATGGCAACTTCGATGAGATCGGTATCCCCGCGTCTATTGTGAGCAAATACCTCGCAGAACATGGCATTATCATCGAAAAAACCGGCATGTACTCCTTCTTCATCATGTTCACTATCGGTATCACCAAGGGCCGCTGGAACTCGATGGTGACAGAATTACAGCAGTTTAAAGACGACTACGATCAGAACCTGCCGCTATGGCGGGTAATGCCCCAGTTCGCCGCCAAATTCCCGAAATACGAGAAAGTCGGCCTGCGCGATCTGTGTAGCGATATTCACAACGTTTACAAAGAGTACGATCTGGCGCGCATTACCACCGAGATGTATCTCTCCGAAATGGAAGCAGCAATGATCCCCGCGGATGCCTGGGCTAGAATGTCTCACCGCAAGGTTGAGCGCGTCCCCATCGACGAGCTGGAAGGCCGAATTACTGCTATGTTGGTAACCCCCTACCCACCAGGTATTCCACTACTTATTCCAGGCGAGCGTTTCAATAATATTATTGTGCGCTACCTGCAATTTGTACGTGACTTTAACTCCCGTTTCCCCGGCTTCGAAACCGATTGCCACGGCTTGGTTAAAGAAAAGGTGAACGGCGTTGATCATTACTTTGTCGACGCGGTAATTGACGAATAAATTCGTATCGATGGCACGTTATCGTGTCCGGATAATTTAACCGCAGCTACGTAATTATGCCCAGACTTACATTGAGCCTGGGCATTTTTCTTATTCGCTCATCGTTTACGAACCTTGAAGAAAAGGCCGCATTTTACTAACCGTAACTGCGGCACTTACACCGACCTAATACAAAGAAACGCCAAAGCCCCCCTTTAGCACATATACCAATAAATTCCAACAAACAAAGCCCACACCAAGAACAAATACACAAATAAGAGCGAAAGTTACGTTGCTACTGGATCGCATATTTGTAGATTTGTTAGGCTTTAGCCATAAGCAATATGTACTCAATTTTTTCTGGGAAATCGTCTCCATGATCCAGCACCGCAAACACAAACTGACCGCAGCGATATTGCTCACCAGCCAACTGAGTTACGCACAATCTATTATTGCCATCCCCAACCTTTCCGATGGCGGAAGCGGGAATATTTTATCGCCTGTTACTGCGCCAATTGGCCAGTCTTTAATGCCGACAATAAACACTTTAGATATTACCCTAGACCCTCTCACCAACCCCATCGACGCACAAATTGGAGTGCCACTAATTGATGTCGCATCCCCCGTCACCACACCGGTACTAAAAGGCCTAGAGCCGATAGTTAGCCCGGTCGATGGGATTCTCCACGACATCAGCGGAGGGAGTCTTTCTGATGCACTAACAAATTCCGACCAAAATACAGACGATGGTAACGGCATCGCCAATGACTTACTTGGCGGCGGAAAAAACCGTGACAAAACCCAAAGTTCTGCAACAGCACTACGTACAGGCAACCCTGCAGAGGGCAATAATGGCAACGACAAGCCCGTTGGCAATGCTCAAGGCAAGAAGCCCAAAAACAAATCGCCTATCGAATCCGTCAGCGCCCCACTCGGGCGCAGCCTAACGCCACTGATTGACACCGTCGACGAAAGCCTTGATCCCATTACCAATGTGATCGACAAGCAAGCTGCAGAACCTATATTAAGCGCGGCCGCTCCCGCTATTGACCCACTACTTGACGCACTTACCCCCATCACCCATCCGGTAGACGGTATTGTATCCGACCTGAGCGGCGGTAGCCTTGAGGACGCCTTAACGACGCAAGATTACAACGACGAAGACGGCCAGGGGCCCATAAACGATTTACTGGGTAATGGACGAACCCAAAATAGTGGCCGCGAGGCAGGTGAAAGCTCGCCCCTCCCTATCGTCACACGTCCACTTGGAGAAGCTCTCGATACACCTATAACGGATCTCGACAAAAGCCTAGACCCGCTGACTGATCAGATAGACGGCCAATTAATTGCCCCAATATTGGACGCTGTAGCGCCAGTCACTACACCAATTTTATCCGCAATTGAACCGGCTACTGACCCTGTCGATGGAAGCTTGGCCGATATTACTGGTGGCAGCGTTGAAGACGCATTAACAAACACTGATGACAATACGACCGACGGCGACGGCCTCGTGAATGATTTACTCGGCGGTGGCAGCAGTGCGCCAGCACCGCAGCCCACCCCCGGTGACAGCAGCGGCTCACCCTTAGCGGCTGTCACTGTGCCCCTTGGCGAAGCCCTTGCACCAGTTATTGATGCGGTGGATACCGGTCTTGATCCGGTTACCGACACCGTCGACAGCCAAGTTGGCGTGCCTTTACTCGACGCTCTGGCCCCGGTCACTGAGCCCGTGGTTGACAGCGCTGAACCCATCATCACCCCAGTCGATGCGATTGTCGGCGAGCTTACTGGCGGCAGCGTGTCTGATGCCCTGAGCAATTCCGACGCCAATACTGCCGACGGCGATGGCTTAGTGAATGACTTACTCGGTGGTGGCAGCAGCGCACCAGCACCCCAGCCCGCCCCCGGTGACAGCAGCGGCTCGCCCTTAGCGCCCGTGACTGTGCCCCTTGGCGAAGCCCTTGCACCAGTTATTGATGCGGTGGATACCGGTCTTGATCCGGTTACCGACACCGTCGATAGCCAAGTTGGCGTGCCTTTACTCGACGCTCTGACCCCGGTCACTGAGCCCATGGTTGACGGCGCTGAACCCATCATCACCCCAGTCGATGCGATTGTGGGCGAACTCACTGGCGGCAGCGTGTCTGACGCTCTCACTAACTCCGACGCCAATACTGCCGACGGCGATGGCTTAGTGAATGACTTACTCGGTGGTGGCAGCAGCGCACCAGCACCCCAGCCCGCCCCCGGTGACAGCAGCGGCTCGCCCTTAGCGCCCGTGACTGTGCCCCTTGGCGAAGCCCTTGCACCAGTTATTGATGCGGTGGATACCGGTCTTGATCCGGTTACCGACACCGTCGATAGCCAAGTTGGCGTGCCTTTACTCGACGCTCTGACCCCGGTCACTGAGCCCATGGTTGACGGCGCTGAACCCATCATCACCCCAGTCGATGCGATTGTGGGCGAACTCACTGGCGGCAGCGTGTCTGACGCTCTCACTAACTCCGACGCCAATACGACGGATGGCGATGGCTTAGTGAATGATTTACTCGGTGGTAGCAGCGCTGCCCCAGCTCCGGCCCCTAGCGATGGCTCACCACTAGCGCCCGTCACCGTGCCCCTTGGCGAAGCGCTTGCGCCGGTCATTGACGCGGTCGATACCGGATTAGATCCGGTTACCGACACCGTCGACAGCCAAGTTGGCGTGCCTTTACTCGACGCTCTGGCCCCGGTCACTGAGCCCGTGGTTGACGGCGCTGAACCGATCATTACCCCGGTCGACGCCATTGTTAACGAACTCACTGGCGGCAGTGTGTCTGATGCCCTCACGAATTCCGACGCCAATACGGCGGATGGCGATGGCTTGGTGAATGACCTACTCGGCGGTGGCAGTGCCGCTCCGGCCCCTGCCCCTAGCGATGGCTCACCATTAGCGCCCATCACCGTGCCGCTAGGCGAAGCCCTCGCACCTGTCATTGATGCGGTAGATACAGGTCTCGACCCAGTCACCGACGTCGTTGACAGCCAAGTTGGCGTGCCTTTACTCGACGCTCTGGCCCCGGTCACTGAGCCCGTGGTTGACGGCGCTGAACCGATCATTACCCCGGTCGACGCCATTGTTAACGAACTCACTGGCGGCAGTGTGTCTGATGCCCTCACGAATTCCGACGCCAATACGGCGGATGGCGATGGCTTGGTGAATGACCTACTCGGCGGTGGCAGTGCCGCTCCGGCCCCTGCCCCTAGCGATGGCTCACCATTAGCGCCCGTCACCGTGCCGCTAGGCGAAGCCCTTGCGCCAGTTATTGACGCGCTTGATACCGGTTTAGATCCGGTTACTGACACCGTCGACAGCGAAGTTGGCGTGCCTTTACTCGACGCTCTCGCTCCAGTCACCGAGCCCGTCATCGCAGGCGCTGAGCCCATCATTACTCCGGTCGATGCCGTCTTCGGCGAACTCACGGGCGGCAGTGTGTCAGATGCCCTCACTAATTCCGATGCAAATACGGCGGATGGCGATGGCTTGGTGAATGACCTACTCGGTGGTGGCAGCGCCGCCCCGGCCCCAGCCCCCAGCGATGGTTCACCATTAGCGCCCGTCACCGTGCCGCTAGGCGAAGCCCTTGCGCCAGTTATTGACGCGCTTGATACCGGTTTAGATCCGGTTACTGACACCGTCGACAGCGAAGTTGGCGTGCCTTTACTCGACGCTCTCGCTCCAGTCACCGAGCCCGTCATCGCAGGCGCTGAGCCCATCATTACTCCGGTCGATGCCGTCTTCGGCGAACTCACTGGCGGCAGTGTGTCTGATGCCCTCACTAATTCCGATGCAAATACGGCGGATGGCGATGGCTTGGTGAATGACCTACTCGGCGGTGGCAGTGCCGCTCCGGCCCCTGCCCCTAGCGATGGCTCACCATTAGCGCCCGTCACCGTGCCGCTAGGCGAAGCCCTTGCGCCAGTTATTGACGCGCTTGATACCGGTTTAGATCCGGTTACTGACACCGTCGACAGCGAAGTTGGCGTGCCTTTACTCGACGCTCTCGCTCCAGTCACCGAGCCCGTCATCGCAGGCGCTGAGCCCATCATTACTCCGGTCGATGCCGTCTTCGGCGAACTCACTGGCGGCAGTGTGTCTGATGCCCTCACTAATTCCGATGCAAATACGGCGGATGGCGATGGCTTGGTGAATGACCTACTCGGCGGTGGCAGTGCCGCTCCGGCCCCTGCCTCTAGCGATGGCTCACCATTAGCGCCCGTCACCGTGCCGCTAGGCGAAGCCCTTGCGCCAGTTATTGACGCGCTTGATGCCGGTTTAGATCCGGTTACTGACACCGTCGACAGCGAAGTTGGCGTGCCCTTACTCGACGCTCTCGCTCCAGTCACCGAGCCCGTCATCACAGGCGCTGAGCCCATCATTACTCCGGTTGACGCCATAGTTCGCGAACTCACTGGCGGCAGCGTATCTGACGCCCTCACTAACTCCGACGCCAATACTGACGACGGTGACGGTGTGGTCAATGATTTACTCGGCAACCGCAATGCAAATTCAGGGAGCAGTAATCCAAATCCAAACGACTCAGACAACGACGGTATTGACGATGGCGCCTCGGGTGAATTCACTGTAGTTGCTCGTCAAGACCAAGCAGGACTTACTCAAAGCGCGCTGGACTTAGCCATCGCGACCGCAGCGACCAGCGAGCAATGTGTCGACCAGGATGCAGATGGTGTATGCGACCAAAAAGACCGCTGTGAAAATACGCCCAAGACGAGTCTTGTTCTAGAAGATGGTTGCGATCTCGGCAACATCGAGCCTGCTCGCCTCAAAGGCGTTAACTTTAGCTTTGACGATGACAGCCTTAGCCCAAAGGCAAAGGCGACGCTTGACGAAGCCATATCCTTGTTACAACGATCCGGATATAAAACAATCGAAATTAATGGCCACACTGACCACTTTGGCAAGCAAGATTACAATCTGCGCTTATCCCAGCGACGTGCGAGTAATGTAAAGGATTACCTTATTGAGCATGGCATAGACGCTAATCGCATAAAAATAGTTGGCCGTGGCGACCAGTCTTTAATTGCAAAGATTGAAGACAAGGATCAAGCCGAACTAAATCGTCGCGTTGACTTCACAATAATCAAATAATTTTTTACACAATTATCTTTCGGGGAGATACACAATGGCGATAGATTTGCCACCAACATTACCACCGGTACAAGCAACGGAAGTACAAGTAAAAAATTACGCTAGCAGCCCAGCGAGTGCAATCACAGCAAATATAAACGACATTCAACTGAAAGTATTCGGCGATACTTACCTCGGTAACGACGAAATCGTCCAATTGATCGAATCATCCAAAACGCCATCGGATGCGATTATTCGGCTGTCTAATCGCTATTACGAAGCAGGCCACCTGCTAATGAAAATTCGCTACTACCGCAGCTTGGACGCCATATATGTCTATGTCGATCAGCTGCGTTTAGCCGAACTACGCGGCGCAAGCCAAGTCACCGACCACTTTACTAATTTAGTGGGCGACAGCGATCTTACAATGGAAGAGTTTTACAGCGCTCGGGTTATCGCCGACTTACAGGCCAAACGCGCGGGTTACCACTATAGCGTGTCCTACGAAGAGCAAAGTAACAACGATCTCGTCATGGTGTTTAATCAAAAAGCGGTCGAGAATTACGATGCCACTGATTACATTTTAGAAGCCAACAACAAAGGCAATCGCTTCCTTGGCCGGTATTTTGGTTTGGCGGGAATTAACCACCGTTTTCAAACCGGTACGCAATTGTCTGTAGCCTACCAGACGGCTTTCGCGGATTTGGGCGAATCTAGAGACGGCGAAAACCTTGATCAATTCAGCCTCGGCATAGACCACCCGTTTGTTAGCGGACTTTATGGTGTTGAGCTCAGCTATGTAGAGTATGAGCGCAGCCCAAGTACAGAGCAGAACAGCAGCGCCTCCTGCCTACTCGGGGCGCTCTGCCTATTGCCCGGCACAAGTACAAGCACCACCAGCAAAATTGATATCGATGCGGAAATATTACAAGCCAGTATTCACGGACAGCAAATACTCTATAGCACCACGAGAAACCAATTTGTTCTGAAAGAAAGGCTGCAGCACATCGACTCCAAGGTCCAGCGCACAGGTCAGAACGAAAAATTACTGGAAGAAAAATACCAAACACTAGAAATTAGCGGGGAATACTCAAGAACCCAATACGACTCACAAATTACAACCGCATCCCAGCTTAATTTAGCACTCAGCGCACGAGCAGGTTTAGGGGGTAGCGGCACACTTGAGGACTACGAATCATTTAAAGCGCGGTATATCGCCGAAAATCCAAACTCAGTTGTGCCTGAAGTCGCCCCCGCGGCACGCAGTGCTGATTTCTTTACCTTGCTGCCAAGCGCAAGCTACCAAACTCGGTTATTCAGTGACACGTCGTTGCAACTCAATGCCAGCGGCCAATTCACCAACGAGCAATTGCCGCAGCAGCAGCAATTTGTACTGGGTGGCATGGGCAGCCTCAGCGCCTACCTGCCAGGCGTATTAGTTGGTGATGAGGGTTATCTACTCACTGCAAAAATCGAGCGCAGATACAAATTTGATCAATTTGAATTAACACCCGGAATCTTTAGCGAATACGCCGGTAGCTGGTACAAAAACACCTCGTCTGCGCAAAAAAATGACGACAGCATAGCCGATGCGGGCCTCAGCCTCAGCCTCAGCTACGGTGAAAGCCTCTATACAGAGCTTGTCGCTGCGGTACCGGTTTACGACGATGTTATGGACGAACAGCGCTTAAACGCCCTAGAAGCCGATTTCTACTGGCGCATCCGTCTTACTTTTTAAATCACAAACCACTGACAATGGGCACCTGCCAGCGTGCCCATTGTGTTTTGGCCCTAGAAAAGCATCACCGTACTTAAACTCCCTGCCGAAAAATACGCGCTAGCAAGGTAACCGCTGGGAAACATCAGTGCATATTTCGACATTAACCGCACCTTCTACTTATTAATCCCCGAACCGGTAAACCAGAATTGACATTAACAGGCCATTTTCACAACGCGGCACGATTCAGGAGCGTGCACCAATTTGATACAGCACTGAGTGCCACAGAGACTCAATATTACTCAGTAAAAGCAGCCTGCTTACATATTGCCAATTAAGACCAAAATCCTCGCAAAGCCCCAATTCAAGAGGGTTTTGAGCCCGCCACATCACAATTAGACGATATATCACTAGGATACACATTTAATATTTGCTTACTGGCGTGAACTTTGCTAGCTTCAAGGTGTCCGATCAATAGTTGAGATTAGTCGTATCAGGATTAGCTTTTACCGCGTAGTAAACACCCACGTACGGAAAAGCAGTTAGCAGCAAAACACCTCGCTGCATACTGAGAACAAATCAATGGCCAGCGTGTATTTGGCCAAATCGGCAAGACCCGACATTGTTTTTACCGAAAATAATACGCCATGTAATTTGGTGTCGCTTAAATTCTAAGCGTCAAAATTTTACGACGGCATAAATCGCAAAAATAGTGTCGAAAACTGAATGCTGTCATACATTTGTCATCGCAAGCAGCGATAGTGACCGACAGCAAAACAATAAATGAAACAACATTTGGCAATGGAAGAAGGCGCAGAAGCGCAATGGAGAAAGACAATGAACAAACAGAATCAAGAAGTGAATGTTAAAAATCTGTGTAGCCGCAAATTGTGGGAATTATTAAAGAACGCCGAATGGCAGGACAAATCTGAGCGT
It includes:
- a CDS encoding OmpA family protein codes for the protein MIQHRKHKLTAAILLTSQLSYAQSIIAIPNLSDGGSGNILSPVTAPIGQSLMPTINTLDITLDPLTNPIDAQIGVPLIDVASPVTTPVLKGLEPIVSPVDGILHDISGGSLSDALTNSDQNTDDGNGIANDLLGGGKNRDKTQSSATALRTGNPAEGNNGNDKPVGNAQGKKPKNKSPIESVSAPLGRSLTPLIDTVDESLDPITNVIDKQAAEPILSAAAPAIDPLLDALTPITHPVDGIVSDLSGGSLEDALTTQDYNDEDGQGPINDLLGNGRTQNSGREAGESSPLPIVTRPLGEALDTPITDLDKSLDPLTDQIDGQLIAPILDAVAPVTTPILSAIEPATDPVDGSLADITGGSVEDALTNTDDNTTDGDGLVNDLLGGGSSAPAPQPTPGDSSGSPLAAVTVPLGEALAPVIDAVDTGLDPVTDTVDSQVGVPLLDALAPVTEPVVDSAEPIITPVDAIVGELTGGSVSDALSNSDANTADGDGLVNDLLGGGSSAPAPQPAPGDSSGSPLAPVTVPLGEALAPVIDAVDTGLDPVTDTVDSQVGVPLLDALTPVTEPMVDGAEPIITPVDAIVGELTGGSVSDALTNSDANTADGDGLVNDLLGGGSSAPAPQPAPGDSSGSPLAPVTVPLGEALAPVIDAVDTGLDPVTDTVDSQVGVPLLDALTPVTEPMVDGAEPIITPVDAIVGELTGGSVSDALTNSDANTTDGDGLVNDLLGGSSAAPAPAPSDGSPLAPVTVPLGEALAPVIDAVDTGLDPVTDTVDSQVGVPLLDALAPVTEPVVDGAEPIITPVDAIVNELTGGSVSDALTNSDANTADGDGLVNDLLGGGSAAPAPAPSDGSPLAPITVPLGEALAPVIDAVDTGLDPVTDVVDSQVGVPLLDALAPVTEPVVDGAEPIITPVDAIVNELTGGSVSDALTNSDANTADGDGLVNDLLGGGSAAPAPAPSDGSPLAPVTVPLGEALAPVIDALDTGLDPVTDTVDSEVGVPLLDALAPVTEPVIAGAEPIITPVDAVFGELTGGSVSDALTNSDANTADGDGLVNDLLGGGSAAPAPAPSDGSPLAPVTVPLGEALAPVIDALDTGLDPVTDTVDSEVGVPLLDALAPVTEPVIAGAEPIITPVDAVFGELTGGSVSDALTNSDANTADGDGLVNDLLGGGSAAPAPAPSDGSPLAPVTVPLGEALAPVIDALDTGLDPVTDTVDSEVGVPLLDALAPVTEPVIAGAEPIITPVDAVFGELTGGSVSDALTNSDANTADGDGLVNDLLGGGSAAPAPASSDGSPLAPVTVPLGEALAPVIDALDAGLDPVTDTVDSEVGVPLLDALAPVTEPVITGAEPIITPVDAIVRELTGGSVSDALTNSDANTDDGDGVVNDLLGNRNANSGSSNPNPNDSDNDGIDDGASGEFTVVARQDQAGLTQSALDLAIATAATSEQCVDQDADGVCDQKDRCENTPKTSLVLEDGCDLGNIEPARLKGVNFSFDDDSLSPKAKATLDEAISLLQRSGYKTIEINGHTDHFGKQDYNLRLSQRRASNVKDYLIEHGIDANRIKIVGRGDQSLIAKIEDKDQAELNRRVDFTIIK
- a CDS encoding ShlB/FhaC/HecB family hemolysin secretion/activation protein; its protein translation is MAIDLPPTLPPVQATEVQVKNYASSPASAITANINDIQLKVFGDTYLGNDEIVQLIESSKTPSDAIIRLSNRYYEAGHLLMKIRYYRSLDAIYVYVDQLRLAELRGASQVTDHFTNLVGDSDLTMEEFYSARVIADLQAKRAGYHYSVSYEEQSNNDLVMVFNQKAVENYDATDYILEANNKGNRFLGRYFGLAGINHRFQTGTQLSVAYQTAFADLGESRDGENLDQFSLGIDHPFVSGLYGVELSYVEYERSPSTEQNSSASCLLGALCLLPGTSTSTTSKIDIDAEILQASIHGQQILYSTTRNQFVLKERLQHIDSKVQRTGQNEKLLEEKYQTLEISGEYSRTQYDSQITTASQLNLALSARAGLGGSGTLEDYESFKARYIAENPNSVVPEVAPAARSADFFTLLPSASYQTRLFSDTSLQLNASGQFTNEQLPQQQQFVLGGMGSLSAYLPGVLVGDEGYLLTAKIERRYKFDQFELTPGIFSEYAGSWYKNTSSAQKNDDSIADAGLSLSLSYGESLYTELVAAVPVYDDVMDEQRLNALEADFYWRIRLTF